From a region of the Halanaerobium hydrogeniformans genome:
- a CDS encoding homocysteine S-methyltransferase family protein, with amino-acid sequence MELENRLGKKVMLFDGAMGTVLQQRGLKAGSVPEILNIGKKEVIIDIHKSYLKAGSEIITTNTFGANKLKMSEIDYTVEEIISAAVENAKRAVIESSKDALVALGLGPLGELLEPMGSLTFDEAYSLYQQQILQGVKSGVDIIHIETIADLCEAKAAVLAAKENSNLPVFCTLTFEEDGRTFTGGNIHSTISVLEGLGVDALGLNCSLGPEKLESLAEEVLKYSNTPVILQANAGLPVVEEGKTVFKLSPEEYYKPIARLYEKGLAVVGGCCGTNEDFIALIADFLKDKAVKKSNNEEISIACTPSKWKDLKKINVVGERINPTGKNEFKKALRNKDLDYITRVAIEQVEAGADILDVNLGLPEINEEEMMVKVIKELQAILDIPLQIDSSDENVIAKALRYYNGTAVVNSINGETEVLEKTLPLIKKYGAAVIALTMDEDGIPETAEGRFEIAKRIVNKAEEYGIKREKIIVDCLTLTASAQQKGVKETLKALKMVKEKLNVNTTLGVSNVSFGLPARAVLNRNFLTLALYQGLNLAIIDPNDSEMMANIKAFKVLANLDKGAVEYIEFMANVDQEEIKKENSAIETMELEEIIVKGIKKEAAKLTKKLLAEKDALEIVNNHLIPALDIVGERYEEGKIFLPQLVQSAETVKEAFAVLKAEMAKNGDEDISRGEIVLATVKGDVHDIGKNIVKTVLENYGYKIIDLGRNVSENEVKKVVKDNNIKLLGLSALMTTTVKNMEKTIQIVKEENPDCLIMVGGAVLTPDYAEMINADYYAKDAKDAVEIAKKIFG; translated from the coding sequence GTGGAGCTCGAAAATAGATTAGGTAAAAAAGTTATGCTTTTCGATGGGGCAATGGGAACTGTTTTACAGCAGCGTGGTTTAAAAGCTGGCTCAGTACCAGAAATATTAAATATAGGAAAAAAAGAAGTAATAATAGATATACATAAAAGTTATCTTAAGGCAGGCTCTGAAATTATAACAACAAATACTTTTGGTGCTAACAAATTAAAAATGTCAGAAATTGATTATACAGTTGAAGAAATAATTTCTGCAGCAGTAGAAAATGCTAAAAGAGCAGTTATTGAAAGCTCTAAAGATGCTCTGGTTGCACTTGGATTAGGACCTTTAGGTGAATTGCTTGAACCAATGGGTAGTTTAACTTTTGATGAAGCATATTCTCTTTATCAGCAGCAGATTTTACAGGGAGTTAAAAGTGGGGTAGATATAATTCACATAGAAACAATTGCTGATCTTTGTGAAGCAAAAGCAGCTGTGCTTGCAGCAAAAGAAAATAGTAATTTGCCTGTTTTTTGCACTTTGACTTTTGAGGAAGATGGCAGGACATTTACTGGAGGGAATATCCATTCAACAATTTCTGTACTTGAAGGTTTGGGTGTTGATGCTCTCGGTTTAAATTGTTCTTTAGGACCAGAAAAATTGGAGTCTTTAGCAGAAGAAGTTCTAAAATATTCTAATACTCCGGTTATACTTCAGGCAAATGCAGGTTTACCAGTAGTGGAAGAAGGCAAAACAGTTTTTAAATTAAGTCCAGAAGAATATTATAAACCTATTGCCCGTCTTTATGAAAAAGGATTGGCAGTTGTAGGAGGATGTTGTGGTACTAATGAAGATTTTATTGCTCTTATTGCCGATTTTTTAAAAGATAAAGCTGTAAAAAAATCAAATAATGAGGAAATTTCTATTGCATGTACACCTTCAAAATGGAAAGATTTAAAGAAGATAAATGTAGTTGGTGAAAGAATTAATCCTACAGGAAAAAATGAATTTAAAAAAGCACTTAGAAATAAAGATTTAGATTATATTACAAGAGTTGCGATTGAGCAGGTAGAAGCAGGTGCAGATATACTTGATGTTAATCTGGGGTTGCCTGAGATTAATGAAGAAGAAATGATGGTAAAAGTTATTAAAGAACTGCAGGCAATTCTTGATATACCACTCCAAATCGACTCCAGCGATGAAAATGTAATAGCAAAGGCATTGCGCTATTATAATGGTACAGCAGTTGTAAATTCAATTAATGGAGAAACAGAAGTTCTCGAAAAAACACTACCTCTTATCAAAAAATATGGTGCAGCGGTTATTGCATTAACTATGGATGAAGATGGGATACCTGAAACTGCTGAAGGCCGCTTTGAAATTGCTAAAAGGATTGTAAATAAAGCGGAAGAATACGGAATAAAAAGAGAAAAAATAATTGTTGATTGTTTAACCTTAACAGCCTCTGCTCAGCAGAAAGGTGTAAAAGAAACATTAAAAGCTCTTAAGATGGTTAAAGAAAAACTTAATGTAAATACTACTTTAGGTGTTTCAAATGTATCTTTTGGACTTCCAGCTAGAGCTGTTTTGAATAGAAACTTCTTAACTCTGGCTCTTTATCAAGGTTTAAACTTAGCTATAATTGATCCCAATGATAGTGAGATGATGGCCAATATTAAGGCATTTAAAGTGCTGGCTAATCTAGATAAAGGGGCAGTAGAATATATAGAATTTATGGCAAATGTTGATCAAGAAGAAATTAAAAAAGAAAATTCTGCTATAGAAACTATGGAACTAGAAGAAATTATAGTCAAAGGTATAAAAAAAGAAGCGGCAAAATTAACAAAAAAACTCTTGGCAGAGAAAGATGCACTTGAGATTGTAAATAATCACTTAATACCTGCTCTAGATATTGTTGGAGAACGTTATGAGGAAGGAAAAATATTTTTGCCCCAACTGGTTCAATCAGCTGAAACAGTTAAAGAGGCATTTGCTGTTCTAAAAGCAGAAATGGCTAAAAATGGTGATGAAGATATTTCGAGAGGAGAGATTGTTTTAGCAACTGTTAAAGGTGATGTACATGATATAGGAAAGAATATTGTTAAAACAGTTTTAGAAAATTATGGTTATAAAATAATTGATTTAGGCCGTAATGTGTCAGAGAATGAAGTGAAAAAAGTAGTTAAAGATAATAATATCAAATTATTAGGTTTAAGTGCTCTTATGACCACAACGGTAAAAAATATGGAAAAAACTATTCAGATTGTAAAAGAAGAAAATCCGGATTGTTTGATAATGGTTGGAGGAGCAGTTTTAACTCCAGATTATGCTGAAATGATAAATGCTGATTACTATGCTAAAGATGCTAAAGATGCTGTAGAAATAGCTAAGAAAATTTTTGGCTAA
- a CDS encoding Vitamin B12 dependent methionine synthase activation subunit: MSFKFKIDKSEVLRYLNTDEDFNDQIINTLIAEATEELKEIINFRYIYKKFPIQITKNCVDIKNTTLCLRGKSIIKHLKNSSEVFLMAATLGNQVDKRISYYEKTSITKSMILDACATTAIEEACDHVEEEIKKKVFAAGKKNITFRYSPGYGDLDIKIQKEFLKVLNAPKKIGLTASKYNLLMPAKSVTAIIGVIGKNGYLNKEEQKNKNDNSFEEKNCRFCRLYKECKLRKKGVYCGARK; this comes from the coding sequence ATGTCATTTAAATTTAAAATTGATAAAAGTGAAGTATTAAGATATTTAAATACTGATGAAGATTTTAATGACCAAATTATTAATACTTTAATTGCTGAAGCTACTGAAGAGCTAAAAGAAATAATAAATTTTCGTTATATATATAAAAAATTTCCTATACAAATTACAAAAAATTGTGTAGATATAAAAAATACAACATTATGTCTTCGAGGAAAAAGTATCATTAAACATCTTAAAAATTCTTCAGAAGTCTTTCTGATGGCTGCAACTTTAGGTAATCAGGTTGATAAAAGAATATCCTATTATGAAAAGACTTCTATTACTAAATCGATGATTTTAGATGCTTGTGCAACAACAGCGATTGAAGAAGCGTGTGATCATGTTGAAGAGGAGATAAAAAAGAAGGTTTTTGCCGCTGGTAAAAAGAATATAACTTTTAGATATAGTCCGGGCTATGGGGATCTTGATATTAAAATTCAAAAAGAATTTTTAAAAGTTTTAAATGCTCCCAAAAAAATAGGTTTAACAGCTTCTAAATACAATTTACTGATGCCTGCTAAATCTGTTACAGCTATAATTGGAGTAATAGGAAAAAATGGATATTTAAATAAAGAAGAACAAAAAAATAAAAATGACAATTCTTTTGAAGAAAAAAACTGCAGATTCTGTAGGCTTTACAAAGAATGCAAACTGAGAAAAAAGGGGGTTTATTGTGGAGCTCGAAAATAG
- the metF gene encoding methylenetetrahydrofolate reductase [NAD(P)H], with protein sequence MKIKKIFAEKKLVFSLEVFPPRNDVPIEDIYQTLDELQGINPDYISVTYGAGGGVNKNRTVEISSLLKEKYGIESLAHLTCINSTRKTLNQIIDDLKAKNIENILALRGDHPDHGKEIGDYNYSYQLVDHIKQKGDFGVAAACYPEGHLESDSLEEDIIHLKQKVDHGVDYLITQMFFENELFYKFREKAAAKGIDVPIEAGIMPVINKRQVSRIIELSDAYLPKKFTKILDKYGDNDEALRDAGIAYAVEQIVDLIASDVDGIHLYTMNNPYVAKKIKDAVGSLIDYINVEKAD encoded by the coding sequence ATGAAAATAAAAAAAATATTTGCAGAAAAAAAGCTTGTTTTTTCTTTAGAGGTTTTTCCACCACGTAATGATGTGCCAATAGAGGATATTTATCAGACATTAGATGAACTGCAGGGAATAAATCCAGATTATATTAGTGTAACCTATGGTGCTGGAGGTGGAGTAAATAAAAATCGCACAGTTGAAATATCTTCACTTTTAAAAGAAAAGTATGGTATAGAATCTCTGGCCCATTTAACCTGTATTAATTCTACCAGAAAAACATTAAATCAAATTATAGATGATTTGAAGGCTAAAAACATAGAAAATATTTTGGCTTTAAGAGGAGATCATCCAGATCATGGCAAAGAAATTGGAGATTATAATTATTCATATCAATTAGTAGATCATATCAAGCAAAAAGGTGATTTTGGTGTTGCAGCTGCCTGTTATCCTGAGGGCCATCTTGAGTCAGATAGTCTGGAAGAGGATATAATTCATTTAAAACAAAAGGTTGATCATGGGGTTGATTATTTAATTACCCAGATGTTTTTTGAAAACGAATTATTTTATAAATTTCGTGAAAAAGCTGCAGCTAAAGGTATTGATGTTCCAATTGAAGCCGGAATAATGCCGGTTATTAATAAAAGACAGGTCAGCCGAATAATAGAACTTTCTGATGCATACCTGCCAAAAAAATTCACCAAGATTCTTGATAAATATGGTGATAATGATGAGGCATTAAGGGATGCAGGGATTGCATATGCAGTTGAACAGATCGTAGATCTTATAGCAAGTGATGTAGATGGCATACATCTATATACAATGAATAACCCTTATGTAGCCAAAAAAATCAAAGATGCAGTGGGTTCTTTAATTGATTATATAAATGTGGAAAAGGCTGATTAA
- a CDS encoding heavy-metal-associated domain-containing protein, with product MKKTIIIEGMSCGHCEKRVKKALEDFAEIESAEVSADNDQAVIDLNKAAEEDKLAAAIEAVGYKFIKIV from the coding sequence ATGAAAAAAACAATAATTATTGAGGGTATGAGTTGTGGCCATTGTGAAAAAAGAGTTAAAAAAGCACTTGAAGATTTTGCTGAAATAGAATCTGCAGAAGTAAGTGCTGATAATGATCAAGCTGTAATTGATTTAAATAAAGCTGCTGAAGAAGATAAATTAGCTGCAGCAATAGAAGCGGTAGGCTATAAATTTATAAAAATTGTATAA
- a CDS encoding SHOCT domain-containing protein — MMRFPHRMMGGMMGGGFFMIFWLLIIVGVIYFIYNLNKNKDGNSSNHRYRDSNNSSKSAEEIAKERYAKGEITKSELDEILKDIRD; from the coding sequence ATGATGAGATTTCCTCATAGAATGATGGGAGGAATGATGGGAGGAGGATTTTTTATGATATTTTGGTTGTTAATTATAGTGGGTGTAATTTACTTCATTTATAATTTAAATAAAAACAAAGATGGAAATTCTTCGAACCATAGATATAGAGATTCTAATAACAGCAGTAAAAGTGCAGAAGAAATTGCAAAAGAACGTTATGCTAAAGGAGAAATAACAAAGTCCGAACTTGATGAGATTTTAAAAGATATAAGAGATTAA
- the cysK gene encoding cysteine synthase A, which translates to MRKVNNITQLIGRTPIVKLRNLVEKDSADVYLKLEYFNPGGSIKDRPAFNMIKTAQKNGRLKKGGTIIEATSGNTGIGLAMVAAAEGYNCIIIMPDSVSEERIKILKAYGAEVILTPAENLMQGAIDKAKSINENISNSFIINQFENPANPDAHRQSTALEILEQLDYQLDAFVASAGTGGTITGTGEKLKEKIKNLKIYTVESKNSPVLSGGKAGKHKIPGTGPGFIPKNLNTSIYDDIFKISDQKVIEITRLLASKEGLLLGPSSGAAAWAAIKVAKELGKGKNVLAIAADNGERYLSQDYFSN; encoded by the coding sequence ATGAGAAAAGTTAATAATATTACTCAATTAATAGGTAGAACTCCAATTGTTAAGTTAAGAAATCTTGTTGAAAAAGACTCAGCAGATGTTTATCTTAAACTAGAATATTTTAATCCAGGAGGTAGTATTAAAGACAGACCTGCTTTTAATATGATAAAAACTGCGCAAAAAAATGGCAGATTAAAAAAGGGTGGTACTATTATAGAAGCGACAAGTGGTAATACTGGAATTGGTTTAGCAATGGTTGCAGCTGCTGAAGGATATAATTGTATAATTATAATGCCTGACAGTGTTTCAGAAGAAAGAATTAAAATCTTAAAAGCATATGGAGCAGAAGTTATATTAACTCCTGCGGAAAATTTGATGCAGGGAGCCATTGATAAAGCTAAATCTATCAATGAAAATATAAGCAACTCATTTATAATAAATCAATTTGAAAACCCTGCTAATCCTGATGCTCACCGTCAGAGCACTGCCCTGGAAATACTTGAACAGCTCGATTATCAACTAGATGCTTTTGTTGCTAGTGCAGGTACAGGAGGAACGATCACTGGTACTGGGGAAAAGCTTAAAGAGAAAATCAAAAATTTAAAAATATATACAGTTGAATCTAAAAATTCGCCTGTTTTAAGTGGGGGTAAAGCAGGTAAGCATAAAATACCGGGAACTGGCCCGGGTTTTATCCCAAAAAACTTAAATACCAGTATTTATGATGATATTTTTAAAATATCTGATCAAAAAGTAATTGAAATAACGAGATTACTTGCCTCTAAAGAAGGGTTATTATTAGGTCCATCTTCTGGAGCAGCAGCCTGGGCTGCAATTAAAGTTGCAAAAGAATTAGGTAAAGGAAAAAATGTTTTGGCAATCGCAGCTGATAATGGGGAAAGGTATTTAAGTCAAGATTATTTCTCTAACTAA
- a CDS encoding RrF2 family transcriptional regulator, which yields MEISSQARYGLRALMYIAASEGSQAIPLREIAEKQNISERYLEQLFAKLKKADLVKGIRGAHGGYLLNQSPEEITAADILKVLEGPVISEQGPEKISSEAEIYKKAAYELWNGLENLIFKHLAAITLADLSKRAAEIKANNSDGYIYHI from the coding sequence ATGGAAATTTCAAGTCAGGCGCGTTACGGTTTGCGGGCTTTGATGTATATAGCAGCTAGTGAGGGCTCTCAAGCAATTCCTTTAAGGGAAATTGCAGAGAAGCAAAATATATCTGAAAGATATTTAGAACAGTTATTTGCAAAATTAAAAAAAGCTGACTTAGTTAAAGGTATCAGGGGAGCCCATGGAGGTTATCTTTTAAATCAAAGCCCTGAGGAAATAACTGCTGCTGATATTTTGAAGGTTTTAGAAGGTCCTGTTATTTCAGAGCAAGGTCCGGAAAAAATAAGCTCGGAAGCTGAAATTTATAAAAAGGCTGCTTATGAGTTATGGAATGGTTTAGAAAACCTTATATTTAAGCATTTAGCTGCTATAACTCTGGCAGATTTAAGCAAAAGAGCTGCTGAAATAAAGGCTAATAATAGTGATGGTTATATTTATCATATTTAA
- a CDS encoding RtcB family protein: MRFYNFPAEGEMQCDVRLFATELIYNEIEDTALKQLFDASKIPGIIAVIGMPDLHQGYGLPIGGIMVSRLNDGIISPGAVGFDINCGVRLMTTQLEFSDIQKNLEKIMRKTQIKIPAGVGEERENNFNKNEFKKIVTHGVPYLVNEKGIGNKNDIDSCEDNGFIKGADADAVPEKAIERAFNQLATLGSGNHFLELQRVKEVYAEDCGLFEGQLVFMIHTGSRAFGHQIAKHYSNIAKKSGVATPTKNLASFKIDSEGGINYKKAMAAAANFAFANRHLIAHKLRHIIKEFYPKESFDLFYDITHNIAKKELYQGEEVLVHRKGACKLAKEDIALIPGSMGTFSYLIKAQNSKANELSYYSTAHGAGRKMSRSQAKKDISQKDHFNSMGTVKLFHSSRDSILDESPLAYKDINSVIDALEKTDLAKAAAKFEPLAVIKG; the protein is encoded by the coding sequence ATGAGATTTTATAATTTTCCAGCTGAAGGAGAAATGCAGTGTGACGTTCGCCTCTTTGCAACTGAATTAATCTATAATGAGATTGAAGATACTGCTTTAAAGCAGCTTTTTGATGCAAGTAAAATACCGGGGATCATCGCTGTTATTGGAATGCCAGACCTTCATCAGGGTTATGGACTCCCAATTGGAGGAATAATGGTTTCCCGCTTAAATGATGGCATAATTTCACCAGGTGCAGTTGGTTTTGATATTAATTGTGGAGTTAGATTAATGACTACTCAATTAGAGTTTTCTGATATCCAGAAAAACTTAGAAAAAATAATGAGAAAAACACAAATAAAAATACCAGCCGGGGTTGGAGAAGAAAGAGAAAATAATTTTAATAAAAATGAGTTTAAAAAAATTGTAACCCATGGTGTCCCCTATCTTGTAAATGAAAAAGGAATCGGAAATAAAAATGATATTGACTCTTGTGAAGATAATGGTTTTATAAAAGGAGCAGATGCAGACGCTGTGCCTGAAAAAGCAATTGAAAGAGCTTTCAACCAACTTGCAACCCTTGGTAGTGGTAATCATTTTTTAGAATTACAGAGAGTTAAAGAAGTTTATGCCGAAGATTGTGGATTATTTGAGGGACAGTTAGTATTTATGATTCACACAGGTTCAAGAGCATTTGGTCACCAAATTGCCAAACATTACAGCAATATTGCCAAAAAATCAGGAGTAGCAACCCCGACCAAGAATCTTGCTTCATTCAAAATTGATTCTGAAGGAGGAATTAATTACAAAAAAGCCATGGCTGCTGCAGCCAATTTTGCCTTTGCAAACAGACATCTAATTGCTCATAAACTCCGTCATATAATTAAAGAATTTTATCCTAAAGAAAGCTTTGACCTCTTTTATGATATCACCCATAACATTGCTAAAAAAGAATTATATCAGGGAGAGGAAGTGTTAGTTCACCGCAAAGGTGCCTGTAAATTAGCAAAAGAAGATATAGCTTTAATACCCGGTTCAATGGGTACCTTTAGCTATTTAATCAAAGCACAAAATAGCAAAGCAAATGAACTTTCTTACTATTCTACAGCTCATGGTGCTGGTCGAAAAATGAGCCGCAGTCAGGCCAAAAAAGATATTAGTCAAAAAGATCATTTTAACAGTATGGGAACTGTAAAACTCTTTCATAGTTCAAGAGATAGTATTTTAGACGAATCACCTCTAGCTTATAAAGATATTAATTCTGTAATAGATGCTTTAGAAAAAACTGATCTTGCTAAAGCTGCTGCCAAGTTTGAGCCATTAGCGGTTATAAAAGGTTAA
- a CDS encoding diacylglycerol/lipid kinase family protein produces the protein MQKLLAIVNPVSAGSKTEKKWPKYKKIFLNNNINLDEQFTTHPEHAIKIAAEAVKNSYDYIMAVGGDGTVNEIVNGIIMADGFDNIKTKLIIFAQGTGSDLIRSLNISSEINEVIEIIKRKEVKYLDLVKAEYLARSGEEKTRYFINVGDCGLGAEVVYRVNKSKKIIGGSFSYLLAVFTTLVKYKNKSAELKLDGKIVFSGNLSNVIIANGKYFGGGIKVAPQAKLDNGKLNIILLKDFNKLSIAYNLFKAYDGEHLGHPLVESLTAENIEISAEEKIAIEVDGETVGTSPVRFSVYKQKMPILV, from the coding sequence TTGCAAAAACTATTAGCAATAGTTAATCCAGTTTCGGCCGGTTCCAAAACTGAAAAAAAATGGCCAAAATACAAAAAAATATTTTTAAATAATAATATTAATTTAGATGAGCAATTTACTACCCATCCAGAACATGCGATAAAAATTGCAGCAGAAGCTGTAAAAAATTCTTATGATTATATTATGGCAGTTGGAGGAGATGGTACTGTTAATGAAATTGTTAACGGAATAATTATGGCTGATGGATTTGATAATATCAAGACTAAATTAATAATTTTTGCTCAAGGTACAGGCTCTGATTTAATTAGAAGTCTTAATATCAGCTCAGAAATAAACGAAGTAATTGAAATAATTAAAAGAAAAGAAGTTAAATATCTTGATCTGGTCAAAGCTGAATATTTAGCCCGTAGTGGTGAAGAAAAAACAAGATATTTTATAAATGTGGGAGATTGTGGACTTGGAGCAGAGGTAGTATACAGAGTTAATAAAAGCAAAAAAATTATTGGCGGAAGTTTTTCTTATTTATTAGCTGTATTTACTACTCTAGTTAAATATAAAAATAAATCAGCCGAACTTAAATTAGATGGTAAAATAGTTTTTTCCGGTAATCTTAGCAATGTAATTATAGCAAATGGTAAATACTTTGGTGGTGGTATAAAAGTTGCTCCCCAGGCTAAATTAGATAATGGCAAATTAAATATAATCTTATTAAAAGATTTTAATAAATTGTCAATAGCTTATAATTTATTCAAAGCCTATGATGGGGAGCATTTAGGTCATCCACTGGTTGAATCTCTAACAGCAGAAAATATAGAGATTTCTGCTGAAGAAAAAATAGCTATTGAAGTTGATGGAGAAACTGTTGGAACTTCTCCAGTTAGATTTTCTGTTTATAAACAGAAAATGCCAATTTTAGTTTAA
- a CDS encoding L-lactate MFS transporter encodes MQNNNSSVIKEQKSRWIYIPLGLIIFMCMGTIYSWSIFRKPIETAFNVSATQSSLPYMFFLVFYAITMPFAGNYIDKYGPKIMTILGGIFIGVAWFLSGFTANIILLTLTYGVLGGIGVGIAYGAPMAVAAKWFPDKKGLAVGLTLGGFGFSPFLTAPIANWLISTFGPFTTFKVLGIAFALIISILALPLKFPAKIEGEAEDNRNSSNLIKQLGPKEMMKKKSFYALWGCFTIGTVVGLMAIGISSPVAEELINLSPATASIFVSIFAIFNGIGRPIFGALTDKIKPQKTAILSFSLIIIASVLMLLNVNGNAVIYLISFALFWLNLGGWLAIAPASTAIFFGSRHYSKNYGYLFTAYGVGAIIGNLVSGSIRDIFGSYSFVFYPTIILAFFGIFISFKYLDQKQARELK; translated from the coding sequence ATGCAAAACAATAACTCATCTGTAATTAAAGAACAAAAAAGCCGTTGGATTTATATACCACTTGGTTTGATTATTTTTATGTGTATGGGGACTATTTATTCCTGGAGTATTTTTAGAAAACCAATTGAAACAGCTTTTAATGTTTCAGCTACCCAGAGTTCTTTACCTTATATGTTCTTTCTAGTTTTTTATGCAATTACAATGCCCTTTGCAGGGAATTATATTGATAAATATGGACCTAAAATAATGACTATCCTAGGTGGAATATTTATCGGTGTAGCCTGGTTTCTTTCGGGTTTTACGGCAAATATTATTTTGTTAACCCTAACGTATGGAGTGCTTGGTGGGATTGGAGTTGGAATAGCTTATGGTGCCCCAATGGCAGTTGCTGCAAAATGGTTTCCAGATAAAAAGGGGCTGGCTGTCGGTTTAACTCTGGGAGGGTTTGGCTTCTCTCCTTTTTTAACTGCTCCTATAGCAAACTGGCTGATAAGCACCTTTGGCCCTTTTACAACTTTTAAAGTTTTAGGAATAGCATTTGCACTGATTATATCAATACTTGCTTTACCACTAAAATTTCCAGCTAAAATAGAGGGAGAAGCAGAGGATAATAGAAATAGTTCTAATTTAATAAAACAACTTGGACCTAAAGAAATGATGAAAAAGAAAAGTTTTTATGCTCTCTGGGGCTGTTTTACAATCGGAACTGTTGTTGGTCTTATGGCTATTGGTATCTCAAGCCCTGTTGCAGAAGAACTTATTAATTTAAGTCCTGCTACCGCATCAATTTTCGTATCTATTTTTGCTATTTTCAATGGAATTGGCAGGCCAATTTTTGGAGCTTTAACAGATAAAATAAAACCACAAAAGACAGCTATACTTTCATTTAGCTTAATAATTATTGCTTCTGTTTTGATGCTTTTGAATGTAAATGGGAATGCTGTTATTTATCTGATATCTTTTGCCCTGTTCTGGCTTAACCTAGGAGGCTGGCTGGCTATTGCTCCTGCTTCAACTGCTATTTTCTTTGGTAGTAGACATTATAGTAAAAACTATGGCTATTTATTTACCGCTTATGGTGTAGGGGCAATCATAGGAAATCTGGTATCCGGAAGCATCAGAGATATTTTTGGCAGTTATAGTTTTGTCTTTTATCCTACAATAATCTTAGCATTTTTTGGGATATTTATTTCATTTAAATATTTAGATCAAAAACAGGCCCGTGAACTCAAATAG
- a CDS encoding exodeoxyribonuclease III, translating into MRIYSWNVNGIRAVNRKGFLDWIEEEKPDVLALQEIRIQPEQLKDKLKNIDGYHSYFNYGEKAGYSGVAIYSKEEPLDVWKGFGIERFDYEGRVIAAEYPEFYLLNIYFPNGKSSKERLNYKLDFYDATLEYAEELREEGKGVVVSGDYNTAHHPLDLKNPDANKNTSGFLEIEREWLDKLENHGFIDTYRYFYPDKETYSWWSYRTRARERNAGWRIDYHFISEELEDNLNHSDILTDVMGSDHCPVTVDLKF; encoded by the coding sequence ATGCGTATTTATTCTTGGAATGTTAATGGGATTCGAGCAGTAAATAGAAAAGGATTTTTAGACTGGATTGAAGAAGAAAAGCCTGATGTACTAGCTTTACAGGAAATAAGGATCCAGCCTGAACAGCTAAAAGATAAGCTCAAAAATATAGATGGTTATCATAGTTATTTTAATTATGGAGAAAAAGCTGGATATAGTGGAGTTGCTATTTATAGTAAAGAAGAGCCTCTGGATGTCTGGAAAGGATTTGGAATTGAAAGATTTGATTATGAAGGAAGAGTAATTGCTGCAGAATATCCAGAATTTTATCTACTGAATATATATTTTCCCAATGGTAAAAGCAGTAAAGAAAGGCTAAACTATAAACTTGATTTTTATGATGCAACTTTAGAATATGCCGAAGAATTGAGAGAAGAAGGAAAAGGGGTAGTAGTATCAGGGGATTATAATACTGCTCATCATCCTTTAGATCTAAAAAATCCAGATGCCAATAAAAATACATCCGGTTTTCTGGAGATAGAAAGGGAATGGCTCGATAAACTTGAAAACCATGGGTTTATAGATACATATCGCTATTTTTATCCTGACAAGGAGACCTATTCCTGGTGGAGCTATAGAACCAGAGCCAGAGAAAGAAATGCCGGTTGGAGAATAGATTACCACTTTATATCTGAAGAGTTAGAAGATAACCTAAACCACTCTGATATATTAACAGATGTTATGGGTTCTGATCACTGTCCGGTTACTGTTGATTTAAAATTTTAA